A genomic region of Desulfuromonas sp. contains the following coding sequences:
- a CDS encoding IS481 family transposase ISGme9 yields the protein LDVFGERFSVPPETIREYVVATIDVKEQKLKLFLDKTQVEEFDYKMR from the coding sequence ACTGGATGTCTTTGGAGAACGTTTCTCAGTCCCGCCGGAGACAATACGCGAATACGTGGTGGCTACTATCGATGTCAAAGAACAGAAACTAAAACTCTTCCTGGACAAAACTCAGGTCGAGGAATTTGATTACAAAATGCGCTAA